In Aegilops tauschii subsp. strangulata cultivar AL8/78 chromosome 3, Aet v6.0, whole genome shotgun sequence, one genomic interval encodes:
- the LOC141042980 gene encoding ABC transporter G family member 38-like: MEMISRSLQSVSPDVSVYFSGGSSRRRSGAGESDDEEALRWAALERLPSFERLRTGILRSEAQAGRRRFAHEEVDVRMLEGPQRQAFVESVFRVAEEDNERFLKKLRARIDRAGIVIPTAEVRFRNLNVEAECHVGSRALPTLANATLDTVDAMLGLAGVSLAKTKTLHILKDVSGVVRPSRMTLLLGPPSSGKTTLLLALAGKLDPTLKVRGEVTYNGYGLDEFVPQKTAAYISQNDVHAGEMTVKETLHFSARCQGVGHRYELLQELTKKERQLGIYPDPEVDLFMKATSVEGSTLQTDYILRVRKHL; the protein is encoded by the exons ATGGAGATGATCAGCCGCAGCCTGCAGAGCGTGAGCCCGGACGTGAGCGTGTACTTCTCGGGCGGGTCCTCCCGGCGGCGGAGCGGGGCAGGGGAGAGCGACGATGAGGAGGCGCTGCGGTGGGCGGCGCTGGAGCGGCTGCCGTCGTTCGAGCGGCTGCGCACGGGCATCCTGCGGTCGGAGGCCcaggccgggcggcggcggttcGCGCACGAGGAGGTGGACGTGCGCATGCTGGAGGGCCCGCAGCGGCAGGCCTTCGTGGAGAGCGTCTTCCGGGTCGCCGAGGAGGACAACGAGCGCTTCCTCAAGAAGCTCCGCGCGCGCATTGATCG CGCGGGCATCGTGATCCCGACGGCGGAGGTGAGGTTCAGGAACCTGAATGTGGAGGCGGAGTGCCACGTGGGGAGCCGCGCGCTGCCGACGCTGGCGAACGCGACGCTGGACACGGTGGACGCCATGCTGGGGCTCGCCGGGGTCAGCCTCGCCAAGACCAAGACCCTCCACATTCTCAAGGACGTCTCAGGCGTCGTAAGACCCTCCAG GATGACGCTCCTGCTGGGCCCACCGTCTTCAGGCAAGACGACGCTTCTGCTGGCGCTGGCCGGCAAGTTGGACCCCACTCTGAAGGTGCGCGGGGAGGTGACGTACAACGGCTACGGCCTGGACGAGTTCGTGCCGCAGAAGACGGCGGCGTACATCAGCCAGAACGACGTCCACGCCGGCGAGATGACCGTCAAGGAGACCCTCCACTTCTCCGCCAGGTGCCAGGGGGTGGGCCACAGATACG AGTTGCTCCAGGAGCTGACCAAGAAGGAGAGGCAGCTGGGGATTTATCCTGACCCAGAGGTTGACCTCTTCATGAAG GCCACTTCAGTCGAAGGGAGCACCCTGCAGACAGATTACATTCTCAGGGTAAGAAAACATCTCTAG